Proteins encoded in a region of the Augochlora pura isolate Apur16 chromosome 4, APUR_v2.2.1, whole genome shotgun sequence genome:
- the Myo31df gene encoding unconventional myosin ID, translating into MAAQDEVGIGDLVLLDVITLEKVVDNLRIRFNGGRIYTYIGEVCVSVNPYRNINIYNNDYINKYKDRELFENPPHIFAIADAVHKEMKQQRRDTCIVISGESGSGKTEASKIIMKYIAAVTNLTGQQEIERVKDILIQSNSILEAFGNAKTNRNDNSSRFGKYMDIDFNFKGDPIGGHVTNYLLEKSRVVYQQNGERNFHCFYQLLNGCSEAELNKLRLVRDPAAYFYVGAGNCNKASPTDKSDYKTVNSAMSTLGFAQNEIQTVWNVIAGILHLGNITFKLEEDKLYVQNKAALNDTANLLSISPQELSTALTQRVIAAGGEVMQKTHTSKQAEFGRDALAKAVYERLFTDIVSRVNTAINVNDTEVYKRYRTVIGVLDIYGFEIFDINSFEQFCINYCNEKLQQLFIELVLKQEQEEYKKEGIAWQTIEYFNNQIICDLVEQPHKGIIAIMDEACINVGKVTDEMLLESMDQKLINHEHYSSRQLKPMDKELQHKTQFKIKHYAGDVIYSINGFLDKNKDTLFQDFKRLLYKSSNPIISRMWPEGAQNILATTKRPLTAGTLFRNSMIALVKNLTSKEPYYVRCIKPNEVKSPVVFDEERVTHQVRYLGLVENVLVRRAGFAYRQRYDTFLKRYKMISQYTWPNFRDGSDRDGVRTLLDDQGFGKDVKYGHTKIFIRSPRTLFALEKARSDLIPDIVILLQKQWRGYLCRQKYKKMKAALIIMKHYQRYKVRTYIKELEKVFHDAKNMRDYGKRLTWPRENFAVRQSLYYLRMMYERWWAWMILRHIPREDWPQLRLKMAAGVVLRSKRQHWGQDRRWEGNYLSKSDENAHYSTFNSSINNLRNTDRFKTVLFSAFIKKTNRFNKPKDRVLVVTEHTIYKLDSSKFKSLRKGIPIAEITGLSLSPGKDQLITIHSNRGNDFIMSIIAKDDRVGELVGILSNRYIQLRSADLQVTVDTKFKCMLGNKSKVLRVEVLPEVHEPTFKKDGDNIIYAIPPSTGIIDGDANTRFRMTS; encoded by the exons ATGGCAGCACAAGACGAAGTCGGCATCGGAGACTTGGTTCTCCTGGATGTGATTACTTTGGAGAAGGTTGTGGATAACTTACGAATCCG ATTCAACGGCGGTAGGATTTATACATACATCGGAGAAGTTTGTGTCAGTGTAAACccatatagaaatataaacatatacaataatgactacattaataaatataaag acagagaattatttgaaaatccACCACACATATTTGCAATTGCTGATGCGGTGcataaagaaatgaaacaaCAACGTCGTGACACCTGCATAGTAATTAGTGGAGAATCAGGATCTGGTAAGACTGAagcaagtaaaattattatgaaatacatTGCTGCAGTCACCAATTTAACTGGTCAACAAGAGATAGAAAG AGTAAAAGATATTCTTATTCAATCCAATTCTATATTGGAAGCCTTTGGGAATGCAAAAACAAACAGAAACGATAATTCATCTCGATTTGGAAAGTACATGGATatagatttcaattttaaaggaGATCCAATTGGCGGACATGttactaattatttactaGAGAAATCAAGAGTTGTGTACCAGCAGAATGGAGAACGTaattttcactgtttttatCAG tTACTGAATGGCTGCAGCGAAGCAGAGCTAAATAAGCTTAGACTAGTGAGGGATCCAGCTGCGTATTTCTATGTTGGTGCTGGAAACTGTAATAAAGCAAGTCCAACCGATAAGAGTGATTACAAAACGGTGAATTCTGCTATGTCCACCCTTGGATTCGCACAAAACGAAATACAGACAGTCTGGAATGTCATTGCGGGAATATTACACCTG GGAAATATCACGTTTAAACTTGAAGAGGATAAGCTTTATGTTCAAAACAAAGCTGCTTTAAATGATACAGCAAATTTGCTTTCCATCAGTCCTCAGGAATTAAGCACAGCACTTACGCAAAGAGTAATAGCAGCAGGTGGAGAAGTCATGCAAAAGACTCACACTTCGAAACAGGCGGAATTCGGAAGAGATGCATTAGCAAAA GCTGTATACGAGAGATTGTTCACTGATATTGTATCGCGTGTTAACACTGCTATTAACGTAAACGATACAGAAGTCTATAAGAGGTATAGAACCGTAATCGGAGTACTCGATATATACggatttgaaatttttgatatcAACAGCTTCGAGCAATTTTGTATCAATTATTGCAATGAAAAGCTACAACAGCTATTCATTG AATTGGTGTTGAAACAAGAACAGGAAGAATATAAGAAAGAAGGTATAGCATGGCAaactattgaatattttaacaatcaaATAATTTGCGATTTAGTAGAACAGCCTCATAAAGGAATAATAGCTATTATGGACGAGGCTTGCATAAATGTCGGCAAAGTAACAGATGAA ATGCTTTTGGAGAGTATGGatcaaaaattgataaatcatGAGCATTATTCTTCCAGACAATTGAAGCCAATGGACAAAGAACTTCAACATAAAACTCAATTCAAGATTAAACACTATGCCGGCGATGtgatatatagtattaatggctttctagataaaaataaagatacacTGTTTCAGGACTTTAAACGATTGCTATACAAGAGTAGCAATCCTATAATTAGTAGAATGTGGCCCGAAGGAGCTCAGAATATTTTGGCg ACAACGAAAAGACCTCTGACAGCTGGAACTCTTTTCCGAAATTCCATGATAGCTCTGGTTAAGAATTTAACCAGCAAAGAACCGTACTATGTGAGATGTATAAAGCCAAATGAAGTTAAATCACCAGTCGTATTCGATGAGGAAAGAGTAACTCACCAAGTACGATATTTGGGTCTGGTTGAGAACGTGTTGGTCAGACGGGCTGGTTTCGCGTACCGTCAACGATATGATACATTCTTAAAACG GTATAAAATGATATCGCAATATACGTGGCCAAATTTTAGAGATGGTAGCGATAGGGACGGTGTTCGTACTTTATTAGACGACCAAGGTTTTGGCAAGGACGTTAAATATGGccatactaaaatatttattcgatcgccTCGAACGCTTTTTGCGTTAGAAAAG GCACGTAGCGACTTGATACCTGATATTGTGATACTATTGCAAAAGCAATGGAGAGGATATTTGTGCCGacaaaagtataaaaagatGAAAGCGGCGctaattataatgaaacatTACCAAAGATACAAAGTACGTACTTACATTAAAGAGCTTGAAAAGGTTTTCCACGACGCAAAGAATATGCGAGATTATGGCAAACGCTTAACTTGGCCCCGCGAGAATTTCGCTGTGAGACAGTCGCTTTATTACTTGAGAATGATGTACGAGAGATGGTGGGCGTGGATGATTCTGAGACATATTCCTCGGGAAGATTGGCCCCAATTACGATTGAAG ATGGCTGCTGGCGTAGTTCTGCGATCGAAACGACAGCATTGGGGACAAGACAGACGCTGGgagggaaattatttatccaaGTCAGATGAGAATGCACATTACAGTACCTTTAATTCCTCGATAAATAATCTACGGAATACTGACCGTTTTAAGACAGTTTTATTCAGTGCATTCATTAAAAAGACTAACAG GTTTAATAAACCGAAAGATCGTGTACTAGTGGTGACTGAACACACGATATACAAGCTTGATAGTTCGAAATTCAAAAGTTTGAGAAAAGGTATACCAATAGCCGAAATTACAGGGTTGAGCTTATCTCCTGGAAAAGACCAACTAATAACAATTCATTCCAATCGAGGAAACGACTTCATTATGTCGATTATCGCGAAAGACGACAGAGTGGGGGAACTTGTTGGAATCTTGAGTAACAGATATATACA ATTACGGTCAGCTGATTTGCAAGTTACAGTCGACacgaaatttaaatgtatgtTAGGAAATAAAAGCAAAGTATTACGGGTAGAGGTGCTACCGGAAGTGCATGAGCCGACGTTTAAAAAGGATggagataatattatatatgctaTTCCACCATCGACCGGGATCATTGATGGAGATGCCAATACGAGGTTTAGAATGACTAGTTAG
- the LOC144469243 gene encoding uncharacterized protein LOC144469243 isoform X2 → MMAEKKSDLHSNGRNVTERRNNYAYYTTVRLWDKLQINEWTFILFLFFMSLTIVLGKLYINYGNILQPESNSKSIIMSTIVFSNITNIFNVPHMPDVSQFSTKHLTAMYGWLIKAAISGLIMMGFTWFIIYKDSSIPGINPPSPFSPSKQKFSKESGIQLNYLFGLLNGILIFVYMCL, encoded by the exons ATGATGGCCGAGAAGAAATCGGATTTACACTCGAATGGTAGAAATGTTACAGAAAGAAGGAATAATTATGCCTACTACACTACAGTGAGGTTATGGGATAAACTGCAAATAAACGAGTGGACATTtattctcttccttttttttatgtcATTAACCATCGTTCTaggaaaattgtatataaattacg gaaatattttgcaGCCAGAAAGTAATTCTAAGTCCATAATAATGTCGACAATTGTGTTTTCAAACATCaccaatatatttaatgttccACACATGCCAGATGTGTCACAGTTTAGTACAAAACATCTAACAGCT ATGTATGGATGGTTAATAAAAGCAGCAATAAGTGGTCTTATAATGATGGGTTTTACCtggtttattatttacaaagatAGCAGTATTCCTGGGATCAATCCACCTTCCCCTTTTAGTCCTTCTAAGCAAAA atTCTCAAAGGAATCTGGAATACAACTAAACTACTTGTTTGGCTTATTGAAtggcattttaatttttgtttatatgtGCCTTTAA
- the LOC144468719 gene encoding tRNA endonuclease ANKZF1, whose amino-acid sequence MDHQMFKIYNQEDFNRITKGIKVAQCMQSRSSSVSECEKVLSQLDDLVVSDSLSCSFCNTVFEDKTQQRHHYKLDWHRYNLKQRLNGLKPINEEKFGLLADEGDVSSLSGSDIETENEDDTYISEAGSSVNGNCESKNNLCRSKKVERKGKGVESISDSSDTECCDDTIKEKKVEALLATASRHSKVFFENDDGNIFSIYRCLLHHKKEIPEVDNEMIAQALDSGRKTIWTVIMIGGGHFAAAVFHDGEPVVHKTIHSYTVRSKQGFAQSSRTTASHPKSAGANLRRYNEAALLQHVQDILESWSSHITSSSLILYRAVGPYNRTVLFGGKNPPLDKNDTRLRPLPFPTRRATFSEVKRVYDILSTMEIYGSAADFTDSFPISPRQPLRKKVSKADVLVEAPESAESMECDSGAANNYCSLQDYDKNKTTAQLSPERQPRNSRSHIDRAKPRKSPCRPLPDIVAKLAQSSSESELDGQLGNANIPMDVMLVEQELEVDFHEHLLAFQDTVPRYMKNKKSRRQRKKSKKDDNTMNEVLVSSKLKLWSACKLGDSEMLSTIIDGLLTEMEKSMETEEQNKEVGITEDNSIINMEDVTKLVNDSNEDGNTMLHLAAFGGHLKLVWQLLEIGSDPCNKNKKLQTPYAAAGDKETRNTFRRFMGANPDKYNYSKSQIPGPLTDEIEQEELERKRHQRKVKREKERAKRKEFELKKQEEDTKQRFLNLSDREKRALSAEQRILKQGCTMISRCFQCAVNMAGQVPFEYNYNRFCSMPCLREHRLRNKIDT is encoded by the exons ATGGATCatcaaatgtttaaaatatacaatcagGAAGACTTTAACAGAATCACAAAGGGTATCAAAGTTGCACAATGCATGCAATCACGATCGTCATCCG TTTCAGAATGCGAGAAAGTTTTAAGTCAACTTGATGATCTAGTTGTATCAGATTCATTGAGTTGTTCATTCTGTAATACTGTGTTTGAAGATAAAACACAACAAAGACATCACTATAAATTAGATTGGCACAGATATAATTTAAAGCAACGCTTGAATGGACTGAAACCAATTAATGAAGAGAAATTTGGTCTATTAGCTGATGAAG GCGATGTTTCAAGTCTATCTGGGAGTGATATAGAAACGGAGAATGAAGATGATACCTATATTTCTGAGGCAGGAAGCTCTGTTAACGGAAACTGTGAGAGTAAAAACAATCTTTGCAGGAGTAAGAAAGTTGAGAGGAAAGGAAAGGGTGTAGAATCAATTTCTGATAGTTCTGATACAGAATGTTGCGATGATacaataaaagagaaaaaagtcGAAGCTTTATTGGCCACTGCAAGTCGTCATTCTAAAGTCTTTTTTGAGAATGATGATGggaatatatttagtatatacaGGTGTTTGCTACACCATAAGAAG GAAATTCCTGAGGTAGACAATGAGATGATAGCTCAAGCATTAGACAGTGGAAGAAAGACAATATGGACTGTTATCATGATTGGTGGAGGTCATTTTGCCGCGGCTGTGTTCCATG ATGGAGAACCTGTAGTCCACAAAACAATTCATTCCTACACTGTGCGATCAAAACAAGGATTTGCCCAGAGCTCGCGTACAACGGCTAGTCATCCAAAGAGTGCTGGAGCTAATTTACGTCGATACAACGAAGCGGCTCTTCTCCAG CATGTGCAAGACATTCTTGAATCATGGTCGTCACATATTACCAGTTCTTCCCTGATTCTCTACAGAGCAGTTGGACCTTACAATCGAACTGTATTATTCGGGGGAAAGAATCCACCTCTAGATAAGAATGACACAAGGCTAAGACCATTGCCATTTCCTACCCGCAGAGCCACCTTTAGTGAAGTTAAAAGAGTTTATGATATACTAAGCACTATGGAGATTTATG GGTCCGCGGCTGACTTTACGGATTCCTTTCCCATTTCACCACGCCAGCCTCTTAGGAAAAAGGTTTCGAAGGCCGATGTACTCGTTGAAGCACCTGAAAGTGCAGAGAGCATGGAGTGCGATTCCGGTGCtgctaataattattgcagtcTCCAagattatgataaaaataagacTACCGCACAATTGTCTCCAGAAAGGCAACCGAGAAATTCGCGTTCGCATATAGATAGAGCGAAGCCAAGAAAGAGTCCGTGCAGGCCCTTGCCAG ACATTGTCGCCAAATTGGCACAGTCATCTTCCGAGTCAGAGTTAGACGGCCAATTAGGTAATGCTAACATCCCAATGGACGTTATGCTGGTTGAACAGGAATTAGAAGTAGACTTTCATGAGCATTTGCTCGCGTTCCAAGACACCGTGCCAAGATACATGAAAAATAAGAAGTCACGTCggcaaagaaagaaatcgaaaaaagATG ATAACACCATGAACGAGGTTCTGGTGAGTTCAAAACTAAAACTATGGTCAGCCTGCAAATTGGGCGACAGTGAAATGCTGTCTACCATTATCGATGGATTGTTAACGGAAATGGAGAAAAGTATGGAAACAGAGGAACAGAATAAAGAAGTAGGAATTACCGAAGACAATAGTATTATAAACATGGAAGATGTAACAAAACTTGTAAATGATTCAAACGAAGACGGTAATACGATGTTACACTTGGCGGCATTCGGCGGACATTTAAAATTAGTCTG GCAATTACTGGAGATCGGATCAGATCCGTGTAACAAGAATAAGAAATTACAAACCCCGTACGCAGCTGCGGGCGACAAAGAAACCAGAAATACATTTAGAAGATTCATGGGTGCCAATCCtgataaatacaattattctaaG TCTCAAATACCCGGGCCACTTACCGATGAAATAGAACAAGAAGAATTGGAAAGGAAAAGGCATCAGAGAAAGGTTAAacgggaaaaagaaagagcgaaaagaaaagagttCGAGCTCAAGAAGCAAGAGGAAGACACGAAGCAGAGATTTCTCAATCTCAGTGATAGAGAGAAA AGAGCGTTATCTGCCGAGCAACGGATTCTGAAGCAAGGCTGTACAATGATTTCACGATGCTTTCAGTGTGCAGTGAATATGGCTGGCCAGGTGCCTTTCGAGTACAATTACAATCGATTCTGTTCAATGCCATGCCTGAGGGAGCATCGTCTACGCAACAAAATTGATACTTGA
- the LOC144469243 gene encoding uncharacterized protein LOC144469243 isoform X1 yields MMAEKKSDLHSNGRNVTERRNNYAYYTTVRLWDKLQINEWTFILFLFFMSLTIVLGKLYINYGNILQPESNSKSIIMSTIVFSNITNIFNVPHMPDVSQFSTKHLTAVSERFVNISQYDDVVNLTIPFFKMYGWLIKAAISGLIMMGFTWFIIYKDSSIPGINPPSPFSPSKQKFSKESGIQLNYLFGLLNGILIFVYMCL; encoded by the exons ATGATGGCCGAGAAGAAATCGGATTTACACTCGAATGGTAGAAATGTTACAGAAAGAAGGAATAATTATGCCTACTACACTACAGTGAGGTTATGGGATAAACTGCAAATAAACGAGTGGACATTtattctcttccttttttttatgtcATTAACCATCGTTCTaggaaaattgtatataaattacg gaaatattttgcaGCCAGAAAGTAATTCTAAGTCCATAATAATGTCGACAATTGTGTTTTCAAACATCaccaatatatttaatgttccACACATGCCAGATGTGTCACAGTTTAGTACAAAACATCTAACAGCTGTGAGTGAAAGATTTGTTAACATCAGTCAATACGATGATGTTGTCAATCTAACAATACCATTCTTTAAGATGTATGGATGGTTAATAAAAGCAGCAATAAGTGGTCTTATAATGATGGGTTTTACCtggtttattatttacaaagatAGCAGTATTCCTGGGATCAATCCACCTTCCCCTTTTAGTCCTTCTAAGCAAAA atTCTCAAAGGAATCTGGAATACAACTAAACTACTTGTTTGGCTTATTGAAtggcattttaatttttgtttatatgtGCCTTTAA
- the LOC144468722 gene encoding uncharacterized protein LOC144468722, with product MSQPTLNSSFSGINFAGMNRGTRLSYTSLRAASGDNSITEGERLSAKSVPGFGGSSRGSLTLDHTTSRLSQPDVRRFMLRHEIATGKRERLSQPTLVTGDYHPGRGQQRLSHPCLITERETNLPTMVCHSPSPPPNKHKRFSLAVHASQRDRLSQLDFGAKYRNLKETSASKFNRDRFSIPELQTQNDLRLIAGTPKQRFSLDSQLTRNQEVIRSKLLPIASSPISEHQQSKIEEQAGPVGTEGSAGLLAPAGPATRLKSPTREGLERVLLASATPLLPASERQLLSTELLLGKKNKFATATVQQKNNKFSQVPPIPTRDRMSVPEIRNSSLRRLLDPPARQRHSITGSLRQSMIFSPIKPLDFGRKSPKQLFEEALERFKRDEKEENRKNVMSNSQTVVDIVDEPILHVQKHYAYTYETADECSNTLLGKISMSAIPKKKYLESNFDENEQVITTVIETDVPMITASPKYAKKTSYSSDTPKWIKKYLENESPKGCRKATVNKEKASRKNSRRKSSLESVIDDKTEKSRSKSVCAGDRGPMLRNTVVQADPKNMKNTYVRILPSDNAVSENRYEVKVENNNWNDADVRGLYDEECDDADADADSDDSTSI from the coding sequence ATGTCCCAGCCGACCCTGAATTCGAGCTTCAGCGGCATCAACTTCGCCGGAATGAACCGTGGCACCAGGCTCTCGTACACCAGCCTGCGAGCAGCGTCGGGCGACAACAGCATCACCGAGGGCGAGAGATTGTCGGCGAAAAGCGTGCCAGGGTTCGGAGGTAGCTCGAGAGGCAGTTTGACCCTTGACCACACCACCTCGAGGCTCTCGCAACCGGACGTGCGGCGGTTCATGCTGCGACACGAGATCGCCACTGGGAAACGGGAACGATTGTCCCAGCCGACCCTGGTTACCGGCGACTATCACCCCGGACGCGGCCAGCAAAGGCTTTCTCACCCCTGTCTGATCacggaaagagagacgaaTCTGCCTACGATGGTCTGCCACTCTCCGTCCCCACCGCCCAACAAGCACAAGAGGTTCTCCCTGGCAGTGCACGCCAGTCAGAGGGACCGACTGTCGCAGCTGGACTTCGGCGCCAAATACAGGAACCTGAAGGAGACATCCGCGAGCAAGTTCAACCGGGACCGGTTTTCGATACCGGAGCTGCAGACGCAGAACGATCTCAGGCTGATCGCCGGCACACCGAAACAACGGTTCAGCTTGGACAGTCAGCTGACACGGAACCAGGAGGTGATCAGATCGAAGCTGCTGCCGATCGCCAGCTCGCCGATCAGCGAGCACCAGCAGTCGAAGATCGAGGAGCAAGCGGGACCGGTAGGAACGGAGGGGTCCGCCGGTCTGTTGGCTCCCGCGGGGCCTGCAACCAGGCTCAAGAGCCCGACGAGGGAGGGTCTCGAGCGTGTGCTTCTTGCCAGTGCCACGCCGCTACTGCCGGCCTCCGAGAGGCAACTCTTGTCGACCGAGCTGTTGCTCGGCAAGAAGAACAAGTTCGCGACGGCGACCGTGCAACAGAAGAACAATAAGTTCTCGCAGGTCCCGCCGATTCCCACCCGCGACCGGATGTCGGTGCCTGAGATCAGGAACTCGAGTCTCAGGCGACTACTGGATCCGCCGGCCAGGCAGCGGCACAGCATCACCGGCAGCCTCCGGCAGAGCATGATCTTTTCGCCGATCAAACCCCTCGACTTCGGTCGTAAGTCGCCGAAGCAGCTGTTCGAGGAGGCGCTCGAGCGGTTCAAAAGGGACGAGAAGGAGGAGAACCGGAAGAACGTCATGTCGAACTCGCAGACGGTCGTGGACATCGTCGACGAGCCGATCTTGCACGTGCAGAAACACTATGCGTACACGTACGAGACAGCGGACGAGTGCTCGAACACGCTGCTCGGTAAGATCAGCATGTCTGCGATACCGAAGAAAAAGTATCTGGAGAGCAACTTTGACGAGAACGAGCAGGTGATCACGACCGTGATCGAGACCGATGTGCCTATGATCACCGCCAGTCCGAAGTACGCCAAAAAGACATCCTACTCGTCCGACACGCCCAAGTGGATCAAGAAATATCTGGAAAACGAAAGCCCAAAGGGCTGCAGAAAGGCGACGGTCAATAAGGAGAAGGCCAGCAGAAAGAACAGTCGGAGGAAAAGTTCCCTAGAGTCCGTGATAGACGACAAAACGGAGAAGAGCCGCTCCAAGTCGGTTTGCGCCGGCGACAGAGGCCCCATGCTCAGGAACACGGTCGTCCAGGCTGACCCGAAGAACATGAAGAACACCTACGTGAGAATCCTGCCGTCGGACAACGCAGTAAGCGAGAACAGATACGAGGTCAAGGTGGAGAACAATAATTGGAACGACGCGGACGTTCGCGGATTGTACGACGAGGAATGCGACGACGCCGACGCAGACGCCGACTCCGACGACTCCACATCcatatag